Proteins from a genomic interval of Cucumis melo cultivar AY chromosome 7, USDA_Cmelo_AY_1.0, whole genome shotgun sequence:
- the LOC103493623 gene encoding pre-mRNA-processing protein 40A, translated as MENLSQSSGGQFRPVIPAQPGQTFISSSAQQFQLAGQNISSSNVGVPAGQVQPHQYPQSMPQLVPRPGHPSYVTPSSQPIQMPYVQTRQLTSVPPQSQQNVAAPNNHMHGLGAHGVPLSSPYTFQPMSQMHAPVSVGNSQPWLSSASQTANLVSPVDQANQHSSVSAVNPAANAPVFNQQSSSDWQEHASADGRRYYYNKKTKQSSWEKPLELMTPLERADASTVWKEFTAPDGRKYYYNKVTKESKWTMPEELKLAREQAQKEATQGTQIDVSVTTPQSTPAAGLSHAETPAISSVNSSISPTVSGVATSPVPVTPFVSVSNSPSVMVTGSSAITGTPIASSTSVSGTVSSQSVAASGGTGPPAVVHANASSVTPSESLASQDVKNTVDGTSTEDIEEARKGMAVAGKVNETVLEEKSADDEPLVFANKQEAKNAFKALLESVNVQSDWTWEQAMREIINDKRYGALKTLGERKQAFHEYLGHRKKLDAEERRIRQKKAREEFTKMLEESKELTSSTRWSKAVSMFENDERFKAVERSRDREDLFESYIVELERKEKERAAEEHKKNIAEYRKFLESCDYIKVSSQWRKVQDRLEDDERCSRLEKLDRLLIFQDYIRDLEKEEEDQKKIQKERVRRIERKNRDEFRKLMEEHIAAGVFTAKTFWRDYCLKVKELPQYQAVASNTSGSTPKDLFEDVLEELENKYHEEKTQIKDVVKAAKITITSSWTFDDFKAAIEESGSLAVSDINFKLVYEDLLERAKEKEEKEAKRRQRLADDFSGLLQSFKEITTSSNWEDSKQLFEESEEYRSIGEESFAKEVFEEHITHLQEKAKEKERKREEEKAKKEKEREEKEKRKEKERKEKDREREKEKGRVKKDETDSENVDVSDTHVYREDKKRDKDKDRKHRKRHHSATDDGASDKDEREESKKSRKHGSDRKKSRKHAYSPESDSENRHRRHKRDHRDGSRRNHDELEDGELGEDGEIQ; from the exons ATGGAAAATCTGTCTCAGTCCTCAGGTGGACAG TTTCGACCAGTTATCCCAGCACAACCAGGCCAGACATTCATTTCATCATCTGCCCAACAGTTTCAGTTAGCAGGGCAGAATATATCTTCATCAAATGTTGGAGTGCCAGCTGGTCAAGTTCAGCCACATCAGTATCCTCAATCAATGCCGCAGTTAGTGCCAAGACCCGGCCATCCTAGCTATGTCACTCCTTCGTCCCAGCCCATTCAAATGCCTTATGTTCAAACGAGGCAGCTTACTTCTGTTCCGCCTCAGTCCCAGCAAAATGTGGCTGCACCAAATAATCATATGCATGGCTTGGGTGCTCATGGAGTACCTCTTTCTTCACCATATACT TTCCAGCCAATGTCACAAATGCATGCGCCTGTTAGTGTAGGTAATAGCCAACCTTGGCTGTCTTCTGCAAGCCAGACTGCAAACCTTGTCTCACCAGTCGATCAAGCTAATCAGCATTCTTCTGTTTCTGCCGTAAACCCA GCTGCCAATGCTCCTGTGTTCAATCAGCAATCGTCATCTGATTGGCAAGAGCATGCATCAGCTGATGGAAGAAG ATATTATTACAACAAAAAAACCAAACAGTCTAGTTGGGAGAAGCCATTGGAACTTATGACACCACTTGAG AGGGCCGATGCATCAACCGTGTGGAAGGAATTTACTGCTCCAGATGGAAGAAA GTACTATTACAATAAGGTGACGAAGGAATCAAAGTGGACCATGCCAGAAGAATTGAAG TTGGCTCGTGAGCAAGCTCAGAAAGAAGCCACCCAAGGAACACAAATAGATGTATCTGTTACGACACCTCAATCTACACCTGCTGCTGGTCTCTCCCATGCTGAAACACCAGCAATTTCTTCTGTTAACTCTAGCATTTCTCCGACGGTATCTGGGGTTGCAACCAGTCCAGTTCCTGTCACTCCTTTTGTTTCTGTATCCAATTCTCCTTCAGTGATGGTTACTGGATCATCAGCCATTACCGGCACACCCATTGCTTCATCAACTAGTGTGTCTGGAACAGTTTCTTCTCAATCTGTTGCTGCTTCTGGAGGTACTGGTCCTCCTGCTGTGGTCCATGCCAATGCTTCGTCAGT gACTCCTTCCGAAAGTCTTGCATCTCAAGATGTAAAAAATACAGTTGATGGGACTTCCACAGAAGACATTGAG GAAGCAAGGAAGGGAATGGCAGTTGCAGGAAAAGTTAATGAGACTGTTCTAGAAGAAAAATCTGCTGATGATGAACCATTAGTATTTGCCAACAAGCAG GAGGCAAAGAATGCATTTAAAGCACTTCTGGAATCCGTAAATGTTCAGTCTGATTGGACGTGGGAGCAG GCCATGCGAGAAATAATTAATGACAAAAGATATGGCGCCTTGAAAACTCTTGGTGAGCGGAAGCAAGCATTTCATGAG tatTTGGGACATAGGAAAAAATTGGATGCTGAAGAAAGACGCATAAGACAAAAAAAAGCTCGTGAGGAGTTCACCAAGATGTTGGAA GAGTCCAAGGAACTCACATCGTCTACCAGATGGAG CAAAGCTGTTAGTATGTTTGAGAATGATGAGCGGTTTAAAGCTGTTGAACGTTCTAGAGACCGGGAGGATCTTTTCGAAAGCTACATAGTGGAACTTGAGCGGAAG GAAAAAGAAAGGGCTGCAGAGGAGCACAAGAAAAATATTGCTGAATATAGGAAATTCCTTGAGTCATGTGATTACATAAAG GTTAGCAGCCAGTGGCGAAAAGTACAAGATCGGTTGGAAGATGATGAAAGATGCTCACGTCTTGAGAAACTTGATCGCTTGCTTATTTTCCAG GACTATATACGTGACTTggagaaagaggaagaggatcAGAAGAAGATACAAAAG GAACGTGTTCGAcgaattgaaagaaaaaaccGTGACGAGTTCCGCAAACTCATGGAAGAACACATTGCTGCTGGTGTTTTTACAGCTAAAACTTTCTGGCGTGATTACTGTTTGAAG GTTAAGGAATTGCCTCAGTATCAAGCTGTTGCTTCAAATACATCTGGCTCAACACCGAAGGACTTATTTGAGGATGTTCTAGAGGAGTTGGAGAATAAG TACCATGAAGAAAAAACTCAGATAAAAGATGTGGTGAAGGCAGCGAAG ATAACCATCACTTCATCGTGGACATTTGATGACTTTAAGGCTGCCATTGAAGAGAGTGGTTCTCTTGCAGTTTCAGATATAAATTTTAAG CTTGTATATGAGGACTTACTAGAACGAGCCAAAGAAAAGGAGGAGAAAGAAGCCAAAAGGCGTCAACGTCTAGCTGATGACTTTTCAGGACTGCTCCAGTCATTCAAG GAGATTACAACTTCTTCCAACTGGGAGGATAGCAAACAGCTTTTTGAAGAGAGTGAAGAGTATAG ATCAATCGGGGAAGAGAGCTTTGCGAAGGAAGTTTTTGAGGAACACATCACACATTTACAAGAAAAGGCTAAAGAAAAGGAACGCAAGCGTGAGGAGGAGAAG gccaaaaaggaaaaagaacgAGAGGAAAAAGAGAAGCGGAAGGAAAAAGAGCGTAAGGAGAAGGACAGAGAACGTGAAAAAGAGAAGGGGCGGGTCAAGAAGGATGAAACAGATAGCGAAAATGTAGATGTGAGCGATACTCATGTCTACAGAGAAGACAAGAAAAGGGACAAAGACAAAGATAGAAAACATCGGAAGCGACATCATAGTGCCACTGATGATGGTGCTTCTGATAAAGATGAGAGAGAGGAGTCTAAGAAGTCCCGTAAACATGGCAGTGACCGAAAAAAATCAAGGAAG CATGCATATTCACCTGAATCAGACAGTGAGAATAGGCACAGAAGGCACAAGAGAGATCATCGTGACGGTTCCCGTAGAAATCACGATGAACTTGAAGATGGGGAGCTTGGTGAGGATGGTGAAATTCAATAG
- the LOC103493621 gene encoding basic leucine zipper 4-like, whose translation MFYPEGEIVKFCRPIQEPGFTTAEIQELWSLLEDPARSNSGSQDSSQAVSLIDEERRRKRMISNRESARRSRLRKKRHLENLAVQTDRLKMKNQELKRQLNLVVNRYYMVRRQNEGLWSEFVALHARLSDLYRISVPMQEKENSCMQISFNYFS comes from the coding sequence ATGTTCTATCCCGAAGGAGAAATCGTCAAGTTTTGTAGGCCGATTCAAGAACCCGGGTTCACGACGGCCGAAATCCAAGAGCTTTGGTCTCTACTAGAAGATCCAGCTAGGTCGAACTCTGGTTCACAAGACTCATCTCAAGCCGTATCTTTGATCGACGAAGAGAGGAGGCGTAAGCGAATGATATCGAACCGAGAGTCAGCGAGACGGTCGAGGTTGaggaagaagagacatttgGAGAATCTAGCGGTCCAAACGGACCGGTTGAAGATGAAGAATCAGGAGCTGAAAAGGCAGCTGAATTTAGTGGTGAACCGTTATTATATGGTAAGAAGACAAAATGAAGGACTGTGGTCGGAATTTGTAGCACTTCATGCACGATTGTCGGACCTTTATCGGATTTCTGTTCCCATGCAGGAGAAGGAGAATTCCTGCATGCAAATATCATtcaattatttctcttaa
- the LOC103493622 gene encoding uncharacterized protein LOC103493622 has translation MFFYSPLTFQTLFLIASMTPRSPLRELLQEQQEPFELEDYLSERDYYSRKSLSRRSDFACSWGKLDSIMKFGKGFIEINTLLKNSCKKLVSINRKQQNKDLGKNGWIFSVGCKRVAESDNFLSPCSSRKTVHSVSGKDNEETFSSTRRRHANSSTSNTFQAPEPCNFQVVKAAAGKKLLSRSMEPRKRSPIRARPNDNRLRNGIPLQKKVPEDSILSATLWELLLYSAATEKTSGIETAELQELVSSNPASQLLISKRVIHQTKQLLFNCVREVVEAHSKKGSRMGSEEAGRIIYEKETIVKEANLSDLLFSDYLFSAAEWRDFKPQKQLIGTEIGEFILREIINEVVTELIDNL, from the exons atgTTCTTCTACTCTCCACTTACATTTCAAACTCTCTTTTTGATAGCATCCATGACACCGAGATCACCATTGAGAGAACTTCTGCAAGAACAACAAGAACCTTTCGAGTTGGAGGATTACCTTTCTGAGAGAGACTATTACTCAAGAAAGAGCTTGAGTAGGAGAAGTGATTTTGCATGCAGTTGGGGAAAATTAGACAGCATTATGAAGTTTGGAAAGGGATTTATAGAGATTAATACTTTACTGAAGAATTCGTGCAAGAAGCTTGTTTCTATCAATAGGAAGCAGCAAAATAAGGATTTGGGAAAAAATGgttggatttttagtgttggcTGCAAGAGAGTTGCAGAATCAGACAACTTTTTGTCTCCCTGTAGCTCCCGGAAGACGGTCCATTCCGTTTCTGGAAAAGATAATGAAGAAACATTCTCTTCCACAAGAAGACGACATGCGAATTCATCAACTTCAAACACTTTCCAAGCTCCAGAACCCTGCAACTTTCAAGTAGTGAAG GCTGCAGCAGGGAAGAAGCTGTTGTCTAGGAGTATGGAACCAA GGAAGCGGAGTCCAATTCGAGCAAGACCAAACGATAATCGATTACGCAATGGCATTCCTCTTCAGAAGAAAGTTCCAGAAGATTCAATTCTGTCAGCCACTCTCTGGGAGTTACTTCTTTACTCTGCAGCGACGGAGAAAACAAGTGGCATAGAGACTGCAGAACTGCAGGAACTTGTATCATCCAACCCTGCATCTCAGCTCTTGATATCCAAAAGGGTAATACATCAAACAAAGCAACTACTTTTTAACTGTGTAAGGGAAGTGGTGGAGGCCCATTCCAAGAAGGGTAGTAGAATGGGTTCTGAAGAAGCTGGGAGGATCATCTATGAGAAGGAAACAATCGTGAAAGAAGCAAATTTATCAGATTTACTCTTCTCAGATTACTTATTCTCAGCAGCAGAATGGAGAGATTTCAAGCCACAGAAGCAGCTTATAGGAACAGAGATTGGAGAATTCATTCTCAGAGAGATCATTAATGAAGTTGTTACTGAATTAATTGATAATCTATGA